The following proteins come from a genomic window of Sphaerisporangium rubeum:
- a CDS encoding alpha/beta hydrolase: MGLTSTTLLIVVIALAVGGLAGSALWIWPRLTARTFGAVMGRAGVLAGMQVLTLAAIGLLVNNYFGFYGSWDDLLGIGSAQVPAVQEAGPAPGREVRPEDPAQDQARDPAQERMPDRLQVLRTADVHINGNFRQSAGQLKEVLIAGGSTRLSTLAYVYLPPQYFAEEYAHTRFPVIVGLTGYPGDPRNLISRMNMPAVAAHAIAEGRMPPTVLVLTRPTVAPPRDTECMDVPRGPQVETFFTRDLREAVTRSLRVAATSAGWGVLGGSTGGYCALKLTMRHPEAYSAAVSLSGYFQPPADATTGDLFGGSARLRRENDLMWRLTHLPSPPVSVLVTSSKQGESNYLSTLRFLDTVRPPMRAASLILPSGGHNFTTWSRELPQTLPWLANRLTAHAGHRSGSPAGPAVPEQAPPPRRPGPTS; this comes from the coding sequence ATGGGTCTCACATCGACAACTCTGCTGATCGTGGTGATCGCGCTCGCGGTGGGTGGCCTCGCGGGCTCGGCCCTGTGGATCTGGCCGCGGCTCACTGCTCGCACCTTCGGCGCCGTCATGGGACGCGCCGGGGTGCTCGCGGGCATGCAGGTGCTCACGCTCGCGGCGATCGGCCTGCTGGTCAACAACTATTTCGGCTTCTACGGCTCGTGGGACGACCTGCTCGGCATCGGTTCCGCACAGGTGCCGGCCGTGCAGGAGGCCGGACCGGCCCCCGGCCGGGAGGTGCGGCCCGAGGACCCGGCACAGGATCAGGCGCGGGATCCGGCACAGGAGCGGATGCCGGATCGTCTGCAGGTACTCCGCACGGCCGACGTCCATATCAATGGAAATTTCCGGCAGTCCGCGGGCCAACTGAAAGAAGTGCTCATCGCCGGCGGATCGACGCGATTGAGCACCCTCGCCTATGTTTATCTCCCTCCGCAGTATTTTGCCGAAGAATACGCGCACACCCGGTTTCCTGTGATCGTCGGCCTGACCGGATATCCCGGGGACCCGCGCAACCTGATCAGCCGCATGAACATGCCGGCGGTCGCCGCGCACGCCATCGCGGAGGGCCGCATGCCGCCGACCGTGCTGGTGCTCACCCGGCCGACGGTCGCGCCGCCGCGTGACACCGAGTGCATGGACGTGCCACGTGGCCCGCAGGTGGAGACGTTCTTCACCAGGGACCTCAGGGAGGCGGTCACCCGGTCGCTGCGGGTCGCCGCCACGTCCGCCGGATGGGGGGTGCTCGGCGGATCCACCGGGGGCTACTGCGCGCTCAAGCTCACCATGCGTCACCCGGAGGCGTACTCCGCGGCCGTGTCGCTGTCGGGGTACTTCCAGCCGCCGGCGGACGCGACCACCGGTGACCTGTTCGGCGGCAGCGCGCGACTGCGCCGCGAGAACGACCTCATGTGGCGTCTCACCCACCTGCCGAGCCCGCCGGTGTCGGTCCTGGTGACGAGCAGCAAGCAGGGCGAGTCCAACTACCTGTCCACGCTCCGCTTCCTCGACACCGTCCGTCCTCCCATGCGTGCCGCGTCCCTGATCCTTCCGAGCGGCGGCCACAACTTCACCACCTGGAGCCGTGAGCTCCCCCAGACCCTGCCGTGGCTCGCCAACCGCCTCACCGCACACGCCGGCCACCGCTCCGGCTCTCCGGCGGGCCCCGCGGTCCCCGAGCAGGCGCCGCCACCACGACGGCCGGGTCCGACGAGCTGA